AACTAACAAAGAATGGCAaaagataaagaaagaaaataaagaatttTACTTTGTTGAGAACTGAGAAGAAAGCAACCCATCCCAACATACTCAAAACATCTTGCTATATTTTGTTGGATCTGCAAGGAGAAGATAAGTtctctaataattttttttagcaaTTTAGTACAGAAATTAAGGAAAAGGGCAATGACATTGGCATCCTCTCAATCACAAACCAGTTCTAATCTTGGAGGAGGTGCTGGTGAGGCTTCATCGTCTGCGGCGACGACGAGCACTTCAGAGAATCAGAGTGGCTTCTCATGAGTTTGGTAAGAAAGAATACATGTTTTAAGTAACCTGTTTTAAGTAACCTATGCCGGAAAATGTTCTCTTTCCGGACTATTAAGACACTTAAGGTTGTCCGACCATGAATTTGAAATACGGATCATATTATTTTTTCAGTGATTTAGTTCGCAGTGTGACAAAATAAGAAATGAACCCgacaaaataaatttgaaaaatgtgTATTGATTTGTTTATTGCCTTGCAAAATtgtgtcgaaatgggaatgAGACACCACTACTACCAACCTTTGCTGCTAGCTGCAATCACAGGCGACTGGGAAAGTGCTAGAACCTTCTTGGAACGTGATCCCGAGGCAGTGACTGCAGTTATCACAAGCCAAGCGCTAACTGCGCTTCACGTTGCTGCGAAAGAAGGCCAGTGGCAATTCATAATGAAGCTTGTGGAGCTTATGCCTGCAGAAGCACTAGCAGCAAGAAATATCCTTGGTCAAACTGCCTTGCACAATCTTGCAATCTCCGGTGACAGCTGCATTGAGGCTGCTAAGTCTTTGGTGACGAGAAACCCGGCATTGCCACAAATAACTGATACCGAGGGATTTACTGCACTCCTTTGGGGTTGTATGATGGCTCCTGAAACATCTAAGGAGATGAGGTGGTACCTTGTTTTAGTAACCCGAGACGACTTCCCGAGCTCTCCCTTTACCGGTCCTCTGGCTGGCACGATCATTTGCAGCTTATCCACTATGGGATTCTTTGGTAAGAAATTAGACTGGTCAGAAACATATAATAGAAAATAGAACTAGGGTGACACTAAAGAGTCTAGTGCCCCTCCATTGTCTGATTAGCGTCACTCTAGTTGTATTTTCGATATAAAGTTTGTAACTAGTTCTATTTGTGcatattttcctaaagttaAGTGATCTCATTGTTCTATTAATCTTGTTTGCCAGATATTTGCTTATACCTAATTCAACGATACCCGAGCTTAGCCACTGAACGGACTACAGAAGGAACCAGTTATATACTCGGCGGGTTGGCATCAAACCCTTCATTCTTCCTGAGTGGAAGTAAACTTGGATTCTGGGAAAGATGCATCTACCAAAGTTGGTGTTTTTATCTCCTTCTACTTCTAGTTACCCTACATTATGCatatgttgtgctaggatagcaccaaaccttatggaaccaactcaagctaacccacaggaaatatatcaaatgaaatgcaagaacaaaatattaaagacaccaagattttaacgagatTCCTCAACaatcagtgtaactggagtacgtcctcggagcagtaggagctcacccaataatccactatcaaccaaatgggagtttacaaagtgttggcaagctcacaacccaaaaccccaatacaaccaataactctcacacattaaagaaacaaatagagaaagaaatatagtgattaatttcttctctatacaaagcttaAAGATATTACAACAATAAAactttgatggagtgagaactaaccaagaaagaaaatcacATTTCTTTCTTATATGGGACCTGCGtacctctcttcttctttctgctgctcccttctattttcttcttctatgcGACAACCTTTCTCCCTCACCAAAAGGCAGCTGTTGCTGCTAGTTAAAAACCCCAGGAGTCCCGTGACTTCTCACATGGACCAAAGAAAAAACTTTAGACAAATTGCacttttcttttccccaaaacaaggaagaaacataatcatgttgtctttttttttcttttgatttgtttaatagccacttggccacttggccacgtattcaacaatctccaccttagccaagttccgaaaaacgccatgataagccaaccaacacaattaacACACAACATCACTCCTAAACAcaagcaagagaacaactcatgcagagccaaatgctccaaaactcctactgctcaatgCCTTCTTTATGtaggcaaaatgtgagccaagttcaaacaatgaacaaacttggcgacaccaacaaccttagtcaacatatcagcggggttgtctttagttggaatcttctggagaatgatttccccttcaccaacaatttcacgaacaaagtgataacgcacatctatgtgcttggtcctcgcatgatgaacctgatacttagccaaataaatggcactctgactatcacaatgtacctccacctgcttctgatcaacccccaaatctctaatcagcccatgtatccaaatggcctcatttatagcttcagcaactgccatatattcagcctctgtagtagacaaggcaacagacgactgcaaaatggacctccaacaaactggccctttagccatagtaaacacatagcctgtagtagacttccttccatccagatcacctgcataatctaaatcaacataaccaactgcaaaatgaccaataccagagttatctctctcaaagcataaaccaacatctcgagtaccatgaagatacctcaatatccacttagttgcttgccaatgctctttacctggattatgcatatatcgactcaccatgctaactacatgagcaatatccggtctagagcataccattgcatacatcaaactaccaaccaaatttgcatatggtatatttttcatttgcagcttctctttatcagttttaggacattgtagagagctcaatttaaaatgaggagccaaagggatactaaccggtttggttgaatcatgaactccaaacctccgaatcaacttctcaaggtattgtctttgattcaaactgaccaaacccttctctctatctctagtgatctccatgccaatgatcttctttgcttcaccaagatccttcatctcaaactcattcttcatttgtttcttcaatttctcaatctcttcaacattctttgaggcaatcaacatatcatcaacatatatcaataaataaatgaaagacccatcttgcaacttcttgaagtacacacaatgatcgtattgacttctagaataattttggcctctcataaatttatcaaaccttaaataccattgccttggagattgcttcaagccataaagtgatttcttcaatttgcaaaacaaattttccttccctttcactatatacccatccggttgacacatatagatctcttcattcaaatcaccatgtaggaaagccgtcttcacatcgagttgcacaagctcaagatcatattgtgcaacaagagctaacataatacgaattgaggagtgcttcacaaccggagaaaatatttcattgtagtcaatgccctccttttgtgcataccctttaacaactaatcttgctttaaatctcaaattgcttttctcatcagcatcttccttcttggcatacacccatttgcaaccgatagctttcttgcccttaggcattttagctaactcccaagtcttgttcttcaagagagaattcatctcatcacctatggcattgcaccacctcttcttctcctcactctcaatggcttcctcgaaattggatggaatatcatcaatgataataggaaaagcaaaagcaacatagtcactataccgagctggcttggtaatttgtctttttcctctgttcttggcaatagactcttgaggtgaaacttcctcttcaacttgaatagaatcttcaagttcaacttcttcaacatcctcatggtctccaacttcttcattTGTAGTGGCatcgacatcagcggaaataggatttgaagtaccagaggcaactttctcaagctccacctgttgaacatctttcacattcttctcagagtccttgaacatactttcttcattaaatgtcacatctctactgattacaagtttcttcatctctgggcaccacaacctgtaacctttgacaccactactaaaaccgagaaagatagcctttttggctctagaatcaagtttattttcagtcacatgaaaataagcaggtgaaccaaaaatacggatatagtcataatcagaagaaggtttttcagtccatacctccattggtgccttaccctgaacagcaactgagggtaaccggttgatgatgtgacatgcataattaactgcctctgcccaaaatgacttgcttaaacccgactgagacaacatacatctaaccttctcaagcaaggttcgattcaatctttctgtaactccattttgttgtggagttccccgaacactgaaatgtctcacaattccttcctctttgcaaactttaaagaaaggatcggatgtgtattcaccaccattatccgatctcaaaatcttaatctttctcccagtctggttctcaacaaTTTTCTTCtaacccaagaaaatgcttaacacctcactcttgtgcttcatagtgttgacccaagaccttcttgaataatcatcaacaaatgtcacgaaccaatgtctaccactcaaagagggagtttttttaggaccccaaacatccgaatgcacataatcaagaatgcccttcgtctgatgtacagcagtaccgaacttcactctagtttgcttccccaagacacaatgctcgcagaaatcaagcttacaagtcatggaaccttttagaagaccttgtttcacaagcccttatagagctttctcaccggcatggcctaatctcatatgccacagtttagtagtatctgaatcagatgtgcccatattttcagagattacagatgcttcacctgtcacagtgcttccctgcaataaatacaaatggccacatcgaggagctttcatcacaacaagtgcaccataagtaactttcaatgtctgtccatctgaatgaaacctgaagcccttggattctaaagtacccaaagaaataagatttttcttcaaattcggtacataccgaacacttgtcaactctttaaccatgccatcatgcaacttcaaacgaactgtaccaatcccttttgttgtgcaaggattgtcatctcccatgaacacaacaccaccatcaaactcttttaagcttgaaaaccaatccttgtgaggagtcatatgatgagtacaacccgtatctaACACCcatttagtagcacaatcaaatgatgaggaagtggttaaagcaaaatcaaaaacatctgtttcaacctcagcaacattggctttagaactttcttttcctttggtcttcaacttaggacaatctttcttccaatgacccttattatgacaaaaggcacattcatccctttccaaggtttttctacctttagagtttcctctaggtcgagagtgtgattttttcctactagaagaTGACTTCCTCTCTGacgatctacctctaacaaataaagcttcagaggtactatcatgatttttatctctatgcctcatttcataattcatcaaggcatttgacacatcttcaaatttcacagtttctttaccatgcataatagtggtaacaaaatgctcataagagtccggcaaggaattcaacaatattaaggccttatcttcatccttaatatcctcatctaaatttaacaagtcgacaatcaacttattaaaagcattgtctaatcatttttgtaccttctttgtattgaaagcggtagagctttttcttcaagtgtagccggttctctgcactcttcgtcatatacttgtcttccaatttttgccacaacacacttgctaccgtctcccgcatcacaaaatacttctgaatttttgcaaggcacaaccgaattgaagagcaagcccacaaatttaatttctcccattccagcttcgacatagcttccggcttctctcccaaagcggcaagtagatcttgttgagtcaacacatctttgacctcacattgccacatcccgaagttgtttgtgccatcaaacttttccacttcgaactttgcattttgcaccgtagttcttgcaaacccggagctgcttccaaaaggattttcatcttacccgtctgacatctttggcaactagacagtacccaagagcaaccagtgctctgataccaattgttgtgctaggatagcaccaaaccttatggaaccaactcaagctaacccataggaaatatatcaaatgaaatgcaagaacaaaatattaaagataccaagattttaacgaggttcctcaacagtcagtgtaactggagtacgtcctcggagcagtaggagctcacccaataatccactatcaaccaaatgggagtttacaaagtgttggcaagctcacaatccaaaaccccaatacaaccaataactctcacacactaaagaaacaaatagagaaagaaatatagtgattaatttcttctctatacaaagttcaaagctattacaacaataaaactttgatggagtgagaactaaccaagaaagaaaatcacATTTCTTTCTTATATGGGAGCTGCGtacctctcttcttctttctgctgctcccttctattttcttcttctatgcGACAACCTTTCTCCCTCACCAAAAGGCAGCTGTTGCTGCTAGTTAAAAACCCCAGGAGTCCCGTGACGTCTCACATGGACCAAAGAAAAAACTTTAGACAAATTGCACTTTTCTTTTtcccaaaacaaggaagaaacataatcatgttgtctttttttttcttttgatttgtttaatagccacttggccacttggccacttaTTCAACAGCATATGCATGCCCCTTCGTTTCtgatttgtcattttttttattttccggTTGCTGTTTAAGTGGTGCCAGTGGAACTCAATTATGAGCCTCCACCTTCCGTAAGAGAGGGTTCGGGTGTCCCTCCTAGATCCGGCGAAGATGTGGAAATTCCAATCCCAATACCTTCCAAGGGTATGAAGCTAAATAGAAATTTTCCAATGTTCCATGCTCAGTGTTTAAGACTGATTATGTCTTGTTATAGTATTTCAATGGTTGACACAAGTATTTTGGAAAGCTGCTGCACGATTAGGTATGCATGATCATCACAAAAGTTGAATTACTCTATGTTTAACACATCTTATATATAGCTGTTTAATATGTAGTAATGCCCCTAATCAACCACGTACGAGAAACAAAGTCAAGACACAAATGTGCTGAAGAATTGGCTAGACAAGTTTATGCACATGCTTCAAGTATGAATTCCATGGAAATACTACGATTTTTCTTAGGAGGCGTCAATGGCAGTCTCGATCATGGGGGTGGGACAGTTGAAGTTCCAAGGATGTGCATTGAAAATTTTCCTGATCTGCTTTGGGTGCCAGCTCTACATGGGGATAACATATTGCAACGCACTATTTTCTATCGGCGAGAAAACAtgtataatattttaaaagagTGTACAAATGGTAGTACTCTGTTGTCTTTCGGCACAGGGACAACAGAGGACACTATTCTGCATACGGTAGCAAAATTGGCTCCACTTCCTCGTCTTAAATCTGTCTCCGGTCCAGCTTTTCAACTACAAAGAGAGTTGCAATGGTTCAAGGTAATAGGTACTACATAGAATTGAACTTCTTTTTCTAGTTagccaattaattaattaattgcacGCTACTATCTATTGCTTTTGTAGGAGGTTGAAAAATGGTGTGATGCGGTGGGTAAGGTGCGACTAGATGCTGCAGATAGAACTGCGTGTTAAGTCTTCACGGAGGAGCACAAAGGGTTGcttaaagaaggaaagaaatggATGAAGGACACATCAAATTCTTGCATGATTGTGGCGGCTCTCATTGCCACAATTGTCTTTGCTGCTGCCTTTACCATGCCGGGAGGCAACACGAGCGATAACAAAGGAACTCCGATTTTCCTAAGGAGCA
This is a stretch of genomic DNA from Malus domestica chromosome 02, GDT2T_hap1. It encodes these proteins:
- the LOC114822689 gene encoding ankyrin repeat-containing protein NPR4-like; the protein is MGMRHHYYQPLLLAAITGDWESARTFLERDPEAVTAVITSQALTALHVAAKEGQWQFIMKLVELMPAEALAARNILGQTALHNLAISGDSCIEAAKSLVTRNPALPQITDTEGFTALLWGCMMAPETSKEMRWYLVLVTRDDFPSSPFTGPLAGTIICSLSTMGFFGKKLDWSETYNRK